Genomic DNA from alpha proteobacterium U9-1i:
TGGCTGGGCCGCGCGCGCCAGCCGGATCGCCACGCCTGAATCGTTCGGCGCGGTGAACCGATTCGGCTATTTCGTTCTCTATCCGGCGTTTCTCTTCACAACCGTAACCAGCGCGGATTTCTCAAGCGGCGACGCTTTGCCGTTCGTGCTGGGCGTGCTCGCCGGCTTTTCCGTGATGATCGCCATCGGCCTCGCATTGCGCTTGGTGTTTCGCGGCGACGGGCCGTCTTACACCAGCGTTTTCCAGGGCACGGTGCGTTGGAACGGCTTTCCGTTGCTCGCAGCCGCCACCGCACTCTATGGCCCGCAAGGTTTGCAACTCATCGGCCTCGCGTTTGGGCCGCTCGTGTTTCTCGTCAACGTTGTGTCGGTGATGGTGCTCGCACGCTGGGGCGCGGCGAGAGCGACCAGCTGGCGCGCTGTGCTTGATCAGATCATCGCCAACCCGCTCATCCTCTCATGCGCGGCGGGCCTGCTCGCGCAAGCGCTTGGCCTCACGCATCTGGGCCCTGTCAGCGAAGCGCTGCGCCTCGTGGGGCAAGCGGCGATGCCCGTCGCGCTGATGACGGTCGGCGCCGGGCTCGATTTCAAATCTCTGCGGGCTGACAGCGTTAAGGTCGGCGTGGCGAGTTTCTTCAAGCTGCTCATCGCGCCCATCGTCTTGTGGGGATCGGCGACCTTGTGCGGCGCAAGCCCGATGGCGGCCGCCGTCGCCGCCGGCATTGGCGCGACGCCGGTCGCGGCCGCCGGCTACACACTCGCGCGCGAGATGGGCGGCGACGTGCGCCTCATGGCCGCTTTAATCACCGCAACCACGCTGATTTCCTTCATTACCATGCCGCTCGTGATCGGCTTGGCGCTGCCCTGATTTGGGAACCGGCCCGCGGGCCTGCGCCTTTTCGTGAGGCATGAAAGCCAAGGCCATCCCGCCAGAGCGCGCCGCCAGGCAGGCTGGCTTGACCTACGTCACCGACCAGGCGGCCGGCATTCGCCGGCAGCGCACGCGCTCCGGCTTTTCCTACCGCAACGCGCGCGGCGCAGCCGTGCGCGACAAAGCGACACTCATGCGCATCAAAAGCCTCGCCGTGCCGCCGGCCTGGGAGGACGTGTGGATCTGTCCAAACGCGCGCGGGCACCTCCAAGCCACTGGCCGCGACGCCCGCGGACGCAAGCAGCATCGCTATCATCCACGCTTCCGCGAGGTGCGCGACGAAGCCAAGTACGATGGGCTGGTTCAGTTCGCCAAAGCGCTGCCAAAGCTCCGCGCTCACGTCGCGCGCGACATGCGCCGCAAAGGCGTGCCGCGCGAGAAAGTGCTCGCGGCGGTGACCCACCTGCTCGACACCTCGCTCATCCGCGTTGGCAATGACGATTACGCCAAGAGCAACAATTCCTACGGCCTGACGACGCTGAAGGATCGTCATGCGGAAGTGAAGGGCGAAACACTGCGCTTCATCTTCACCGGCAAGTCGGGCAAAAGCTGGCGGCTTACGCTGAAGGATCGGCGCGTCGCCAAGATCGTGAAGGCCGCGCAGGATTTGCCAGGCCAACGCCTTTTCCAATATCGCAAGGACAACGGCGAAATCGGCCAGATCACCTCAACCGACGTGAACGCGTATCTGCGCGAAGTCAGCGGCGCCGATCTCACGGCCAAGCACTTTCGCACCTGGGCAGGCACGGTGATCGCGGCGGCGTCGCTGAAACGGCTCGGCCGCGCCGATACGCAAACTTTAGCACGCGCGAACATCAAGCAGGCGATCGAAGAGGTGTCGCACACCTTGGGCAACACGCCCGCCGTCTGCCGGAAGAGCTACGTGCATCCGGTCCTTCTCGAAAGCTACGAAGC
This window encodes:
- a CDS encoding membrane protein produces the protein MGEVVSALAPVFLIIALGWAARASRIATPESFGAVNRFGYFVLYPAFLFTTVTSADFSSGDALPFVLGVLAGFSVMIAIGLALRLVFRGDGPSYTSVFQGTVRWNGFPLLAAATALYGPQGLQLIGLAFGPLVFLVNVVSVMVLARWGAARATSWRAVLDQIIANPLILSCAAGLLAQALGLTHLGPVSEALRLVGQAAMPVALMTVGAGLDFKSLRADSVKVGVASFFKLLIAPIVLWGSATLCGASPMAAAVAAGIGATPVAAAGYTLAREMGGDVRLMAALITATTLISFITMPLVIGLALP
- a CDS encoding hypothetical protein (involved in glycosyl-transfer), yielding MKAKAIPPERAARQAGLTYVTDQAAGIRRQRTRSGFSYRNARGAAVRDKATLMRIKSLAVPPAWEDVWICPNARGHLQATGRDARGRKQHRYHPRFREVRDEAKYDGLVQFAKALPKLRAHVARDMRRKGVPREKVLAAVTHLLDTSLIRVGNDDYAKSNNSYGLTTLKDRHAEVKGETLRFIFTGKSGKSWRLTLKDRRVAKIVKAAQDLPGQRLFQYRKDNGEIGQITSTDVNAYLREVSGADLTAKHFRTWAGTVIAAASLKRLGRADTQTLARANIKQAIEEVSHTLGNTPAVCRKSYVHPVLLESYEAGALSLHVARHAGLSAHEASLLAFLSRTKRASKARG